In the Plasmodium chabaudi chabaudi strain AS genome assembly, chromosome: 13 genome, one interval contains:
- a CDS encoding beta-hydroxyacyl-ACP dehydratase, putative codes for MMKLFIIFVYVLFPVLSLGVKKKGFNFLFPSFERFNKKNNLKKSNKGINKNDNIKVYTNNIEKDDNINAKIISSNIVPNLNSEIINIDEIKNILPHRYPFLLVDKVLYIQPNKKIIGIKNVTTNEEFFNGHFPQKPIMPGVLQIEALAQLGGILCLKNDENKSKDNLFLFAGVDGVKWKKPVRPGDTLVMEVEQILFKPALGIAKLKGVGYVGNDAVIEIEKMIFAMSK; via the exons atgatgaaactttttataatttttgtttacgTCCTTTTTCCAGTGTTGTCCTTGGGTGTAAAAAAGAAGGGCTTCAACTTTTTATTCCCATCCTTTGAAcgatttaataaaaaaaataatttaaaaaaatcaaacaaggggataaataaaaatgataacataaaagtatatacaaataatattgaaaaagatgataatattaatgcaaaaattatatcatcTAATATTGTACCAAATTTAAATTctgaaataattaatatagatgaaataaaaaatatacttcCACATAGATATCCATTTCTACTTGTTGATaaagtattatatatacaaccaaataaaaaaataatcggtataaaaaatgtaacaaCAAACGAAGAATTTTTTAACGGCCATTTTCCTCAAAAACCAATTATGCCTGGTGTTTTACAAATAGAAGCCTTAGCACAATTAGGTGGTATATTATGtcttaaaaatgatgagaataaaagtaaagacaatttatttcttttcgCAGGGGTAGACGGAGTCAAATGGAAGAAACCCGTTCGACCAG GTGATACATTAGTGATGGAAGTAGAACAAATTTTGTTCAAACCAGCACTCGGAATTGCCAAGTTAAAAGGAGTTGGATATGTAGGTAACGATGCAGTGATAGAAATTGAGAAGATGATTTTTGCAATGTCAAAATGA
- a CDS encoding 60S ribosomal protein L6, putative: MKTIVSSQKITIPEGVQVAINSRKVTVTGKHGTLKKSFRHLPVDIRLNKLKKYIKVVMWFGVPDRLACIRTVCTHLKNMFTGVTKKFLYKMRLVHAHFPINSNIVNDNKLIEIRNYLGEKRVRFVKALPGVLIEKSPSVKDEIYVSGADIENVSLTAALIHQSVLCRNKDIRKFLDGIYVSEVTTVEKDE, from the exons atgaaaaccaTAGTATCAtcacaaaaaattacaattcCTGAAGGAG TCCAAGTTGCAATAAACTCGAGGAAAGTAACAGTAACAGGAAAGCATGGAACACTAAAGAAGAGTTTTAGGCATTTACCAGTTGATATAAgattaaacaaattaaaaaaatacatcaAAGTAGTTATGTGGTTTGGTGTCCCAGATAGATTGGCTTGTATTAGAACTGTATGCAcccatttaaaaaatatgtttactGGTGTAACTAAAAAgtttttatacaaaatgaGATTAGTACATGCTCACTTTCCCATCAACTCAAATATtgtaaatgataataaactAATTGAAATAAGAAACTATTTAGGAGAGAAGAGAGTTCGATTCGTTAAGGCATTACCAGGTGTACTTATTGAAAAATCTCCAAGTGTTAAAgatgaaatatatgttaGTGGAGCCGATATTGAAAATGTATCTTTAACTGCTGCTTTAATACATCAATCAGTTTTATGTAGAAATAAAGATATTCGTAAGTTTCTTGACGGTATTTATGTGTCTGAAGTCACAACTGTAGAAAAAgatgaataa
- a CDS encoding V-type proton ATPase subunit G, putative — translation MAQNKGSNVLIQQLLKAEEEADLVIKKAKDVRAKMLKEAEATATEELKIFRAKEKERITKGHKEKSTAEDEIVTKIEQNTKEEIKKYKELFKKNKDQVAQFIYDKVFKVDIDIPDCVQKYM, via the exons ATGGCACAAAACAAAGGATCCAATGTTTTAATACAACAATTATTAAAAGCTGAAGAAGAAGCTGATCTAGTAATTAAAAAGGCAAAAGATG TGCGGGCAAAAATGCTAAAAGAGGCTGAAGCAACAGCAACAGAGGAGTTGAAAATTTTTCGAGCCAAAGAAAAGGAGCGTATAACCAAAGGACATAAAGAA AAATCTACTGCTGAAGATGAGATTGTAACTAAAATTGAGCAAAACAcaaaagaagaaataaaaaaatataaagagttgtttaagaaaaataaagatcAGGTTGCccaatttatatatgataaagtTTTCAAAGTTGATATAGACATCCCTGACTGTgtgcaaaaatatatgtag
- a CDS encoding N-acetyltransferase, GNAT family, putative has translation MDCLENGVKEKKNEELKKTANKKIDKNSEKLKKNKKEGTNNEINKNYDIIKMVRGCQNDDNIFDFINVEYKKKYIKKGINNTSENINETNLEQKKSGYIFFESINSYELKKYKTSDIIFNMLVDITKNNMENLYNESNFLNKGWSNLKKQKEFMSNKCKLILGFKNVAKSEEKNEKKNDEKNEGKNMNESGKNDTNGNINSEHDGNCPENNINKAGKINFINVLKSDNPEKVEEYLKENKLVCFVHYRIIPDYYPYEKNIICYLYEIQIIPDFKGVGIGSHLIYMLESLCKSIKINKILCTVLKNNINAVAFYKKKCLFEMDENSPDNFDTENSKPCEYEILKKEIIL, from the coding sequence ATGGACTGTCTCGAAAATGGtgtgaaagaaaaaaaaaatgaagaattaAAGAAAACAGCGAACAAGAAAATAGACAAAAACTccgaaaaattaaaaaaaaataaaaaagaaggtactaataatgaaataaataaaaactatgatattattaaaatggtTCGGGGGTGtcaaaatgatgataatatttttgactTTATCAATGTagaatacaaaaaaaaatatataaaaaagggaataaataatactagtgaaaatataaacgaaacaaatttagaacaaaaaaaaagtgggtatatttttttcgaatCAATCAACTcatatgaattaaaaaagtataaaacaAGCgacattatatttaatatgctAGTtgatattacaaaaaataatatggaaaatttgtataatgaaagtaattttttaaataaaggcTGGTCTAATTTGAAAAAGCAAAAAGAGTTTATGAGCAACAAATGTAAACTTATATTAGgctttaaaaatgtagctaaaagtgaagaaaaaaatgaaaaaaaaaatgacgaaaaaaatgaaggaaaaaatatgaacgaGTCAGGTAAAAATGATACTAATGGCAATATAAATAGCGAACACGATGGAAATTGTcctgaaaataatattaacaaagCAGGTAAAATAAACTTCataaatgtattaaaaaGTGATAATCCGGAAAAAGTAgaagaatatttaaaagaaaataaattagttTGTTTTGTCCATTATAGAATAATTCCTGATTATTATccatatgaaaaaaatattatttgctATTTGTAtgaaattcaaataattccAGATTTTAAAGGTGTAGGTATAGGTAgccatttaatatatatgctagAAAGTTTATGCAAaagtattaaaataaataaaattttatgtaccgttttaaaaaataatattaatgctgtagcattttataaaaaaaaatgtttatttgaAATGGATGAAAATTCACCAGACAATTTTGACACAGAAAACTCAAAACCATGTGAAtatgaaattttaaaaaaagaaataattttatga
- a CDS encoding 60S ribosomal protein L23, putative yields MVKATNEKKNAGDNKGATAKNNSNAKGANDKASKKKGMNKGKSVVKKSINKNSIKADKLSQNKMQKITTSIRFKRPRTLRLKKNPKCPKILKSCHTKTLDKYGIIKYPLTSEKAMKKIEEINTLVFICDKRADKRKIKKSVKSLFDIKCAKVNVLNRLNGDKKAYVRLSKDHDALEVANKIGIL; encoded by the exons atgGTGAAAGCAACTAACGAAAAAa AAAACGCCGGAGATAATAAGGGAGCTACCGCAAAAAACAATAGCAACGCCAAAGGAGCAAATGATAAAGctagcaaaaaaaaaggaatgaATAAAGGAAAAAGTGTTGTCAAAAaatcaataaataaaaattcaatcAAAGCAGACAAGTTATCTCAAAACAAAATGCAAAAGATAACAACTTCCATTCGTTTTAAAAG aCCAAGAACCTTGagattaaagaaaaatccCAAATGCCCTAAAATCCTCAAGTCTTGTCACACAAAGACTTTAGATAAATATGGTATCATAAAATACCCTTTAACCTCAGAAAAAgcaatgaaaaaaatcgaaGAAATAAACACCCTTGTTTTTATCTGTGACAAAAGAGCTgacaaaagaaaaatcaaaaaatctGTTAAATCCTTATTCGATATTAAATGTGCTAAAGTCAATGTTCTTAATAG gCTAAATGGAGATAAGAAGGCATATGTCCGATTATCCAAAGACCATGATGCATTGGAAGTAGCAAACAAAATAGgaatattataa